Proteins from a genomic interval of Benincasa hispida cultivar B227 chromosome 7, ASM972705v1, whole genome shotgun sequence:
- the LOC120080955 gene encoding uncharacterized protein LOC120080955 — MSPYSLAFGKAYHLPLELKHKAFWAVKKSNMNLDATGAQRKLQLNELEEWRLNAYENNKLYKEKTKRKLKSRSSGPFIIKTIFPYGVVEITREDGTNAFKVNGQRVKPYFEDGLECQKSSLTLCEAS, encoded by the exons atgtctccatactcTCTTGCATTTGGAAAAGCCTATCATTTACCTTTAGAGTTGAAGCACAAGGCGTTTTGGGCAGTTAAGAAGTCAAACATGAACTTAGACGCCACAGGCGCTCAACGCAAACTTCAGCTCAACGAGCTCGAGGAGTGGAGATTGAATGCGTACGAGAACAACAAGCTGTACAAAGAAAAgacaaagc GAAAACTAAAATCCAGGTCGTCAGGACCCTTTATCATTAAGACAATCTTCCCATATGGAGTTGTGGAAATAACACGAGAAGATGGcaccaacgcattcaaagtaaaCGGCCAAAGAGTGAAGccttactttgaagatggaCTGGAATGCCAAAAGTCATCTCTCACACTATGCGAAGCCAGTTGA